Proteins encoded together in one Penicillium digitatum chromosome 1, complete sequence window:
- a CDS encoding Voltage-gated chloride channel (ClcA), putative, whose amino-acid sequence MPRSVPKSTSALREQEDTENTHNAQTAPPSPNDYRRAHSYLSETHTEYQSLDAPLEITETTNLLGPAQDFHRRSYTSTSGVSGTGPESLRHFLAAGSLRRTRNNSRANSTGRRLSRRGSIDGNSRAASVPPSTKDNLAASSFMDERTWYDQFTSTDWVHDSIADGARLRRLRQRKDVRGRLLAAFDGAQGWILVALIGCITASIAYFVDVTEGSVFDLKEGFCTTRFFRNRRTCCDGVAGCDAWRPWSMIFSPSGTETQWVDFTVFVFCVVTLALISCALTLLTKTVVPSSISLATLDENLGADSRGTKSGNGLGALASPLSVTETSPVHGTLPNLPSRSAMIYYSAAGSGVAEVKVINSGFVLHGYLGLKTLVIKTIGLIFSVSSGLSLGKEGPYVHIATCVGNICCRLFAKYNENDGKRREVLSASAASGVAVAFGAPIGGVLFSLEEVSYYFPPKTLFRTFFCCIAATLSLKFLNPYGTGKVVLFEVRYLSDWQIFEIFIFIFLGIMGGAAGALFIKASNLWARSFRRIPAIRRWPMLEVFLVALVTGIMSFWNRYTKLPVTELLFELASPCESDVENTGLCPRTDGILEIVHYLLVAFVIKSFLTIITFGIKVPAGIYVPSMVVGGLMGRIVGHLIQYWALRHPTFFLFDSCSAISGVESCVTPGVYALVAAGATMCGVTRLSVTLPVILFELTGSLNHVLPFSLSVLCAKWTADAIEPRSIYDLLTDMNSYPFLDSKLQPTTDAELGDLVRPVRKNRIIDISGSPFVTATALRLKLEDLLIAGELDGGLPILRDGVLAGLLPAPELEFALDNLGDEEENTICLMTTDTSVAVYDSDVEDAEQVDFSRYIDPAPIALDVHSSIDLVYQCFVKLGLRYLCVTQDGKYAGLVHKKAFVKFMRENSD is encoded by the exons ATGCCTCGGTCCGTTCCAAAGTCTACGTCTGCCTTGCGCGAGCAAGAGGACACTGAAAACACACATAATGCCCAAACTGCTCCTCCCTCACCGAATGACTACAGACGGGCTCATAGTTATCTCTCCGAAACACATACCGAATACCAGTCCCTAGATGCGCCCTTGGAGATTACAGAAACGACGAACCTCCTTGGGCCTGCGCAAGACTTCCACCGACGATCTTACACCAGCACTTCAGGAGTATCAGGCACCGGTCCGGAATCATTGAGACACTTTTTGGCGGCGGGCAGCCTGCGACGAACGCGAAACAATAGCCGTGCTAACTCCACCGGAAGGCGATTGAGTCGGCGAGGGAGTATAGATGGCAATAGTAGAGCCGCCAGCGTTCCTCCGTCCACGAAGGACAATCTTGCTGCCTCTTCATTTATGGATGAACGGACTTGGTATGATCAATTTACTTCTACCGACTGGGTACATGACAGCATAGCCGATGGAGCACGACTTCGTCGACTCCGCCAGCGGAAAGATGTGCGAGGCCGATTGCTAGCGGCCTTCGACGGTGCGCAAGGATGGATTTTGGTCGCGCTCATTGGTTGCATTACGGCTTCCATTGCTTACTTCGTCGATGTCACTGAAGGATCGGTCTTTGATCTGAAGGAAGGCTTTTGCACGACCCGGTTTTTCCGTAATCGACGGACCTGCTGTGATGGTGTGGCTGGTTGTGATGCATGGCGGCCCTGGTCCATGATCTTCTCACCATCGGGTACAGAAACCCAGTGGGTTGATTTCACCGTGTTTGTTTTTTGCGTTGTGACGTTGGCGCTCATATCGTGCGCTTTGACTCTGCTTACAAAAACCGTCGTTCCTTCGTCCATTTCTCTTGCCACACTCGATGAAAACCTGGGCGCCGACTCCCGTGGTACTAAATCTGGAAATGGACTCGGTGCTCTGGCTTCTCCTCTTTCGGTGACGGAGACGAGCCCAGTGCATGGAACTTTGCCTAATCTTCCGTCTCGTTCAGCTATGATCTACTACTCTGCTGCTGGAAGTGGAGTGGCCGAAGTCAAAGTGATCAATAGTGGCTTTGTCCTCCATGGATATTTGGGACTGAAGACGCTGGTCATTAAGACGATTGGCTTGATCTTTAGTGTGTCATCTGGTTTGAGCTTGGGCAAAGAAGGCCCCTATGTTCATATTGCCACCTGTGTGGGCAATATCTGTTGTCGTTTGTTCGCCAAATACAACGAAAATGACGGAAAGCGACGAGAGGTTTTGAGTGCTAGTGCCGCCAGTGGCGTTGCTGTTGCCTTTGGTGCTCCGATTGGCGGTGTCCTCTTCAGTTTGGAAGAAGTGAGCTATTATTTCCCACCCAAGACCCTTTTCCGGACGTTCTTCTGTTGCATTGCAGCTACGTTGTCGCTCAAATTCCTAAACCCCTATGGAACTGGTAAAGTTGTTCTATTTGAAGTCCGATACCTTTCCGACTGGCAGATCTTCGAGATattcatcttcatttttcTCGGTATTATGGGAGGCGCCGCTGGTGCGCTTTTCATCAAAGCCTCGAACCTATGGGCGCGATCATTTCGTCGCATTCCAGCCATCAGGCGTTGGCCAATGCTTGAAGTTTTCCTTGTTGCGCTAGTTACAGGCATCATGAGCTTCTGGAATCGATACACGAAGCTCCCTGTCACCGAACTTCTGTTTGAGCTAGCTTCTCCTTGTGAATCTGATGTGGAAAACACGGGCCTGTGTCCTCGCACAGATGGCATTCTTGAAATTGTCCACTATCTTCTGGTAGCGTTTGTGATCAAGAGTTTCCTGACCATCATTACGTTCGGTATTAAGGTGCCCGCGGGCATCTATGTGCCATCCATGGTTGTCGGCGGCTTGATGGGGAGGATTGTTGGACATTTGATCCAGTATTGGGCTCTCAGGCATCCAACCTTTTTCTTATTTGACTCTTGCTCTGCCATTTCTGGGGTTGAATCGTGCGTGACCCCAGGAGTGTACGCCTTGGTAGCCGCTGGAGCGACCATGTGTGGTGTGACACGACTGTCGGTAACGTTGCCTGTTATTCTATTCGAGCTGACAGGCAGTCTCAACCACGTGCTGCCGTTTTCCCTATCGGTGCTTTGCGCCAAGTGGACTGCAGATGCCATTGAACCTCGCAGCATTTAT GACCTATTGACCGACATGAACTCCTACCCCTTCCTTGACAGCAAACTCCAACCGACCACCGATGCCGAGCTGGGAGACTTAGTCCGCCCAGTGCGGAAAAACCGCATCATTGACATCTCTGGATCGCCATTCGTAACAGCAACGGCCCTCCGCTTGAAGCTAGAAGACCTGCTCATAGCAGGTGAGCTGGACGGCGGTCTTCCCATTCTACGTGACGGTGTTCTAGCCGGTTTACTCCCAGCACCGGAGCTTGAGTTCGCACTGGATAACCTgggcgacgaggaagaaaatACCATATGTCTGATGACTACGGACACTTCCGTAGCCGTCTATGACAGCGATGTCGAAGATGCCGAGCAGGTGGACTTCAGTCGATACATTGACCCT GCTCCAATCGCTCTTGATGTCCACTCCTCTATCGATTTGGTCTACCAGTGCTTCGTCAAGCTGGGTCTTCGTTACCTTTGCGTTACTCAAGACGGAAAATATGCCGGCCTGGTACACAAGAAAGCATTTGTGAAATTCATGAGGGAGAATAGCGACTAG
- a CDS encoding Dihydrofolate reductase, putative, protein MPPHNPHPLPSLTLIVATTPIRTASTATKDEITRLGIGLNGTLPWPRIKTDMSFFARVTSRPPSPGTTNAIIMGRKTYDSVPASLRPLAKRINVVITRDTSGTVRESVTTELGSMRRKIAAKAAQAQATSAEKEALDPPKEVVPAAPVGPMTDAIVTPSLGAALEQLDSVYGAQGTLGKIFVIGGAEIYNATLHMDAEELRGRPVRVVMTNVVRKGAVGAPASFECDTFFPLDGLHEKNGWRAASPGEVSEWVGEEVDGEWKGDGDVEVQMVGFEKLI, encoded by the coding sequence ATGCCACCTCACAATCCGcaccccctcccctccctcACCCTAATCGTGGCAACGACCCCAATCCGCACCGCGTCGACAGCCACAAAAGACGAAATTACCCGCCTAGGCATCGGCCTAAATGGCACACTCCCATGGCCGCGCATAAAAACAGACATGTCATTCTTCGCTCGCGTGACATCCCGCCCACCGAGCCCCGGCACGACAAACGCGATCATCATGGGTCGCAAAACGTACGACTCAGTGCCCGCCTCGTTAAGACCACTCGCGAAGCGAATCAACGTTGTCATCACGCGTGACACATCCGGGACTGTTCGTGAGAGTGTAACTACGGAATTGGGGAGTATGAGGAGAAAGATTGCGGCCAAGGCTGCTCAGGCACAGGCTACGAGTGCGGAAAAGGAGGCTTTGGACCCGCCCAAAGAAGTTGTTCCTGCTGCGCCGGTAGGCCCGATGACGGATGCAATTGTTACGCCAAGTCTGGGCGCGGCGTTGGAGCAGTTGGACTCTGTGTATGGGGCGCAGGGTACACTTGGAAAGATCTTTGTTATTGGTGGTGCGGAGATTTATAATGCTACGTTGCATATGGATGCCGAGGAGTTGCGTGGTCGGCCTGTTAGAGTTGTCATGACGAACGTTGTGCGGAAGGGGGCCGTGGGTGCGCCGGCTTCGTTCGAATGTGATACGTTTTTCCCGCTAGATGGGCTTCATGAGAAAAATGGGTGGCGGGCTGCTAGCCCTGGAGAGGTTTCCGAGTGGGTTGGGGAGGAGGTTGATGGGGAGTGGAAGGGGGATGGGGATGTTGAAGTTCAGATGGTTGGATTTGAAAAATTGATTTAG
- a CDS encoding Mediator complex, subunit Med22 produces the protein MDPAPDYLTSDYPPSDLSSSSSEDNKKTAPTMDSRPTAKELLDRVDYDISQLLQRFENIVAIAANKFDGTSHVDAAVEAFQIDVESTALIRAAEDLLALHRLMKELWLFGKLDTLGEDERDVKRREKLEEDVEAIQKALDGGLLMPSLAEPRNSEKSEDTEKAEK, from the exons ATGGATCCCGCTCCGGATTATCTTACTTCGGATTATCCTCCTTCGGATTtatcctcatcatcgtcagAAGACAATAAAAAGACCGCTCCAACCATGGATTCACGTCCAACTGCCAAGGAGTTGCTTG ATCGCGTCGACTATGACATCTCACAGCTGCTGCAGCGGTTCGAGAACATCGTCGCCATCGCTGCTAACAAGTTCGACGGCACCAGTCATGTCGATGCTGCTGTAGAAGCTTTTCAAATTGATGTGGAATCCACTGCATTG ATCCGTGCCGCGGAGGACCTTCTCGCCCTGCACCGCCTAATGAAAGAGCTTTGGCTCTTCGGCAAGCTCGATACTCTCGGCGAAGACGAACGTGATGTCAAGCGCCGTGAAAAGCTCGAGGAGGATGTGGAGGCCATCCAGAAAGCCCTTGACGGAGGATTGTTGATGCCATCCTTGGCTGAGCCCCGGAACTCTGAGAAGTCAGAGGACACCGAGAAAGCCGAGAAGTAA
- a CDS encoding ubiquitin carboxyl-terminal hydrolase 19: MASVQTTLATNDPFLPWPVLLPESISLHLSTILQGLHDNNLVFTLDLTLLRWHLEGQITRNSTCAWRIAYPTSPNTSSCLSVNLNCETRSRHPCQYHRQPSLISLLDVLIRSLDICPSKTGWTAGGPSHGSKAAGDFEEKVSNLSDAFRAPVPRAGYPNYSAVTMDAHYPFASRDDIWRVFAELKELHIAQYEQGQRLAQLERRRDDDARLRSPWCPVSPLPHSVGAIAPDPTFHSPADAFKGFDQGNHPAMAVSTVGFDGEDEPRRGASRANSVRFDESAILGNAQASRSSNDLPLRTGSSLSTHPLLERTFSHQSDGRLSSSGHSHHSARTNSLRLNTTRLLGTTPIEPPLIPPPGLFLLGPVPSIIRCWLTDNFTNDSLLYAAVCSGSYVSTLGLSMIREFGMESMIVRECDLQYIKLPLYLPEALIHSSSSRPGTPTHQVPAVTIRFVVRETEVCDNSIQIVIGSDVMRAHNADILFSQDKLIMVDDDHNRVSIPLVRPENDSVFKSLCTSPGIPNSGDLLGAPTNGNPTVGVIGRPANVQQKPASAPQPTCLPDSENRDPHKSTPQNPQAHPHISAETPVNAATSKSTKTEEPPSWDSPWRRDAKKSTKTTQKGTDKREMKVFRTGKSSSQANLTTSASAPGNAITEQPDKSSLSLYSAHHSTTASDKHGMLNPVGDASAFGWLNPPHHNTSS; encoded by the exons ATGGCTTCCGTCCAAACTACGCTGGCCACGAATGATCCTTTCCTTCCGTGGCCAGTTTTGTTACCTGAAAGCATTTCCCTTCATCTCTCTACCATACTTCAAGGTCTCCACGATAACAATCTTGTGTTTACTCTCGATTTGACGTTACTTCGCTGGCACCTCGAGGGCCAAATAACCCGCAACTCAACTTGTGCCTGGCGCATCGCGTATCCTACGTCACCGAATACATCGTCGTGTCTTTCTGTGAACTTGAA TTGTGAAACACGTTCCCGTCATCCGTGCCAATACCATCGTCAACCTTCCTTAATCTCGCTGCTGGATGTTCTGATCAGGTCTCTGGATATTTGTCCTTCAAAGACAGGGTGGACGGCCGGTGGGCCGTCTCATGGATCAAAGGCGGCTGGAGATTTTGAAGAAAAGGTTTCAAATTTAAGTGACGCCTTTCGTGCCCCTGTTCCTAGGGCGGGTTATCCGAACTACTCTGC AGTGACGATGGATGCGCACTATCCCTTTGCTTCCCGTGACGATATTTGGCGTGTCTTCGCTGAGTTGAAGGAGCTTCACATTGCCCAGTACGAGCAAGGACAACGGCTCGCGCAACTGGAGCGTCGCCGGGACGACGATGCCCGACTGAGGAGTCCTTGGTGTCCTGTGTCGCCACTTCCGCACTCGGTTGGGGCGATCGCTCCAG ACCCCACTTTCCACTCACCCGCGGATGCATTTAAAGGATTTGATCAAGGTAATCATCCCGCAATGGCTGTTTCCACGGTAGGGTTTGATGGCGAAGACGAGCCTAGACGGGGTGCGTCGCGAGCCAACAGTGTCCGTTTCGATGAAAGTGCTATCCTCGGGAACGCCCAGGCTAGCCGTTCCAGCAACGACCTTCCTCTGCGGACTGGTAGCAGCTTGAGTACCCACCCGCTTCTTGAGCGGACATTTTCTCACCAATCTGATGGACGCTTGAGCTCGTCTGGTCACTCGCACCATTCCGCTCGCACCAATAGCCTGCGCCTCAACACCACTCGGCTGCTTGGTACCACGCCAATTGAGCCTCCTTTGATTCCCCCTCCTGGACTATTCTTGCTGGGACCGGTCCCGTCCATCATTCGGTGCTGGTTGACTGATAATTTCACTAATGACTCTCTCCTGTATGCAGCCGTTTGCTCGGGCTCTTACGTGTCAACTTTGGGTCTCTCCATGATCCGCGAATTTGGGATGGAGAGCATGATTGTACGCGAGTGCGATTTACAGTACATCAAGCTTCCGCTCTATCTTCCTGAAGCACTTATTCATTCATCTTCGTCACGACCCGGAACCCCTACTCATCAAGTTCCTGCTGTAACAATCCGCTTTGTGGTTCGCGAGACAGAAGTCTGCGATAACTCTATTCAAATTGTCATTGGAAGTGATGTGATGCGTGCACACAATGCTGATATTTTGTTCTCGCAAGATAAACTGATTATGGTGGACGACGACCACAACCGCGTGTCTATCCCCCTTGTGCGTCCCGAGAATGACTCCGTGTTTAAATCTCTTTGCACTTCTCCTGGTATTCCTAATTCTGGGGACTTATTGGGAGCACCTACGAACGGAAATCCAACTGTTGGTGTCATTGGGCGGCCTGCCAATGTTCAACAAAAGCCGGCCTCTGCGCCCCAACCCACTTGTCTGCCTGACAGCGAGAATCGCGATCCTCACAAGTCTACACCACAGAACCCCCAGGCTCATCCTCACATTTCAGCTGAAACTCCTGTCAATGCAGCGACCTCCAAGTCCACTAAAACCGAGGAGCCGCCTTCTTGGGACAGCCCATGGCGTCGCGATGCCAAAAAATCCACCAAAACTACCCAGAAGGGGACTGATAAACGCGAGATGAAAGTCTTCCGCACCGGAAAATCCTCTAGTCAGGCGAACTTGACAACTTCGGCCTCGGCTCCTGGCAATGCTATTACTGAACAGCCTGATAAGTCGTCTCTGTCGCTTTATTCTGCCCACCACTCCACTACCGCTTCGGACAAGCATGGTATGCTAAATCCCGTGGGTGATGCATCGGCGTTTGGATGGCTCAACCCGCCCCATCACAACACCTCGTCCTAG
- a CDS encoding Isochorismatase family protein, which produces MTVPARASRIRNPALFVCDIQEKFRAIYEFPKLISTTEKMLRAASNLQIPVYVTTQNRAKLGNTVPELQQHLNGPQILADVDKTLFSMIVPEIEKLLPAPDSTPLDVIIVGIEAHICVTQTTLDLLERGHHVYILVDGVSSINSEERGIALARLRDVGAVVTSSESVLFEILGDASHEAFRAVSGLVRETKESTKEALGVFSRI; this is translated from the exons ATGACTGTCCCCGCACGCGCATCTCGAATCC GCAATCCTGCACTCTT TGTCTGCGACATCCAAGAAAAATTCCGCGCAATCTACGAGTTCCCCAAACT CATCTCAACAACAGAAAAAATGCTCCGCGCAGCCTCAAACCTCCAAATCCCCGTGTACGTGACCACTCAAAACCGCGCCAAACTCGGCAACACTGTACCAGAACTCCAACAACACCTCAACGGTCCACAAATACTCGCGGACGTAGACAAAACCCTCTTCTCGATGATAGTACCGGAAATCGAGAAGCTGCTCCCGGCCCCAGACTCAACGCCCCTCGACGTGATAATCGTTGGGATCGAAGCGCACATCTGCGTGACGCAGACGACGCTCGATCTCCTCGAGCGCGGTCATCATGTATACATTCTCGTTGACGGCGTTAGCAGTATAAACTCCGAGGAGAGGGGAATTGCGCTTGCTAGATTGAGGGATGTTGGCGCTGTTGTTACGAGTAGTGAGAGTGTGCTTTTTGAGATTCTGGGTGATGCCTCGCATGAGGCTTTCCGAGCTGTGAGTGGGCTTGTTAGGGAGACGAAGGAGAGTACGAAGGAGGCTTTGGGGGTCTTTTCGAGGATTTGA
- a CDS encoding Thiamine biosynthetic bifunctional enzyme, putative translates to MPVDLSLYLVTDSTPAILKGRDLCTVVENALQGGVTVVQYRDKTNDTGLLVETARKIHQVTKKYNVPLLINDRVDVALAIGAEGVHLGQDDMSFAEAKKLLPKNSIIGISTSSVKEAKKAAADGADYIGIGTMFATPTKTNTKSVIGTAGTQVILDSIKNSAIGTVSIGGINHSNVQRVLYQSQSPKKALDGVAIVSAIVAADDPKASAEQFVQLIRNPPRFAQASSPPRANEAEILLNEVPQIIRKMVEVHPLVHNMINFVVSNFVANVALSIGASPIMSPYGDEATDLCKLDGALLINMGTLTSESVPNYLKAIKAYNERGNPVVYDPVGAAATHIRRNTVTQLMSGGYFDLIKGNEGEIRQVWGSCAVQQRGVDSGPSTLDDNQKATLARDLARRERNVVLLTGATDYLSDGERVIAVENGHPYLGQVTGTGCAIGTISGCFLAAHRSDRLLAVLSGILMYEIAAENAAAKEYVRGPGSFVPAFVDELYAIRTAAANGDDSWFAGRAKVHEVKL, encoded by the exons ATGCCTGTAGATCTGTCTCTCTACTTGGTCACGGATTCAACTCCGGCCATTCTCAAGGGGCGCGATTTATGTACAGTTGTAGAAAATGCTCTGCAAGGGG GCGTGACGGTAGTGCAATACCGGGACAAAACCAACGACACTGGTCTCCTAGTAGAAACCGCCCGGAAAATACACCAGGTAACCAAGAAATACAATGTGCCCCTTTTGATCAATGACCGGGTTGATGTGGCTCTTGCTATTGGTGCCGAGGGCGTGCATCTAGGTCAAGATGACATGA GCTTCGCGGAAGCAAAGAAACTTCTTCCCAAGAACTCCATTATTGGAATCAGTACATCCTCTGTCAAGGAGGCTAAAAAGGCAGCTGCAGATGGCGCTGACTATATTGGAATTGGTACCATGTTTGCCACCCCCAC CAAAACCAATACCAAGTCAGTCATTGGGACGGCAGGTACTCAAGTTATCCTGGACTCCATTAAGAATTCCGCAATAGGCACTGTTTCCATCGGTGGCATCAATCACTCCAACGTGCAAAGAGTGCTCTATCAGTCGCAGTCGCCAAAGAAAGCCCTAGATGGAGTGGCCATTGTCAGCGCCATCGTGGCAGCCGATGACCCTAAAGCATCTGCTGAGCAATTCGTCCAGCTGATCCGAAACCCTCCACGCTTTGCGCAGGCTTCCAGTCCTCCTCGCGCTAACGAAGCAGAGATCTTGTTGAATGAAGTGCCCCAAATTATCCGTAAGATGGTAGAGGTACATCCCCTCGTACATAACATGATCAACTTCGTTGTTTCAAACTTCGTGGCCAACGTTGCCCTTTCCAT TGGCGCATCTCCGATCATGTCTCCATATGGTGATGAAGCCACGGATCTGTGCAAGCTTGATGGCGCCCTGTTGATCAACATGGGTACACTGACCAGCGAGAGTGTTCCAAACTACCTAAAAGCCATCAAAGCATACAATGAGCGGGGCAACCCAGTGGTCTACGACCCAGTCGGTGCGGCTGCGACACACATTCGCCGCAACACGGTGACTCAACTTATGTCCGGGGGCTACTTCGATCTCATTAAAGGAAATGAGGGCGAGATTCGCCAAGTTTGGGGTAGCTGTGCTGTCCAGCAGCGCGGTGTTGACAGTGGACCAAGTACCCTTGACGACAATCAAAAAGCCACATTGGCTCGTGACCTGGCTCGCAGGGAGA GAAATGTCGTCCTACTAACCGGAGCAACCGACTATCTCAGCGATGGCGAACGGGTCATTGCTGTTGAGAACGGCCACCCATACCTGGGCCAAGTAACCGGG ACCGGTTGTGCCATCGGAACAATCTCCGGTTGCTTCTTAGCTGCCCACCGCTCCGACAGACTTCTCGCAGTGCTGTCTGGAATTCTCATGTACGAGATCGCAGCGGAAAATGCAGCGGCAAAAGAGTATGTTCGAGGCCCAGGCAGCTTCGTTCCGGCGTTCGTCGACGAGCTTTATGCTATCCGCACAGCTGCAGCAAACGGTGACGACAGCTGGTTTGCTGGCCGGGCCAAGGTGCATGAGGTGAAGCTTTAG
- a CDS encoding Translation initiation factor IF2/IF5, zinc-binding — protein MATVNIRRDVTDPFYRYKMEKLQAKVEGKGNGIKTVVVNLNSVAQSLSRPPAYLIKYFGFELGAQANAKPSDDRWIINGSHDAPKLQDYLDGFISKFVLCKKCKNPETDVSIKDEKITLDCKACGQRSDVDPRLKLSTFIVRNNPKGGKKEKKKSRREREKEKAANGEEASPGDSNNSENGEDGDFALEANSDDEVTRQAQAIEAEVEIKDDEWAVDVSEEAVKARAKDLPSDLKRALVIEDGDDEGADGPSSYEQLGSWIVDIAAEKGGVTNVTDVEIYMKAKEFGIESKHKTCAVLAQSIFDEKIAKQIESRAGLLKKLITSDRHEKAFLGGTERFVGQDHPELVAQVPAILLGYYQNDLVSEETLKAWGAKTSKKYVDISTSKKIHKAAKPFIEWLENAESDEESEEDSE, from the coding sequence ATGGCCACCGTCAATATTCGCCGGGATGTCACCGATCCCTTCTATCGCTACAAGATGGAGAAGCTCCAGGCTAAGGTTGAGGGAAAGGGAAACGGTATTAAGACCGTTGTCGTCAACCTGAACTCGGTTGCCCAGTCCCTCAGTCGGCCTCCTGCGTATCTCATCAAGTACTTCGGATTCGAACTTGGTGCCCAGGCCAACGCTAAGCCATCCGACGACCGTTGGATTATCAACGGCTCTCACGACGCCCCCAAGCTCCAGGATTACCTCGATGGCTTCATCTCCAAGTTCGTGCTCTGCAAGAAGTGCAAGAATCCCGAGACCGACGTATCGATCAAGGATGAGAAGATCACCCTGGACTGCAAGGCCTGTGGTCAGCGCTCCGATGTTGACCCTCGCCTTAAGCTGAGCACCTTCATTGTTCGCAACAACCCCAAGGGTGGcaaaaaggagaaaaagaagtcCCGCCGCGAGcgagagaaggagaaggctgCCAATGGCGAGGAAGCTAGCCCCGGCGACAGCAACAACTCCGAGAATGGCGAGGATGGAGATTTTGCTCTCGAGGCTAACAGTGATGATGAGGTGACCCGTCAGGCCCAGGCCATCGAGGCCGAGGTCGAGATCAAGGATGATGAGTGGGCTGTTGACGTTTCCGAGGAGGCCGTGAAGGCTCGTGCCAAGGATCTCCCTTCAGACCTCAAGCGTGCCCTTGTCATCGAGGATGGTGACGATGAGGGAGCTGATGGACCCTCGTCCTATGAGCAACTGGGCAGCTGGATTGTTGACATCGCTGCTGAGAAGGGTGGTGTCACCAACGTCACTGATGTTGAGATCTACATGAAGGCCAAGGAGTTCGGCATCGAGAGCAAGCACAAGACATGTGCCGTTTTGGCGCAGAGCATTTTCGACGAGAAGATCGCAAAGCAGATCGAGAGCCGTGCTGGTCTGCTCAAGAAGCTGATCACCTCCGATCGCCATGAGAAGGCTTTCCTCGGCGGTACTGAGCGCTTCGTTGGCCAGGATCACCCTGAGCTTGTTGCTCAGGTCCCTGCAATCCTGCTGGGCTACTACCAGAACGATCTTGTGTCCGAGGAAACCCTCAAGGCATGGGGTGCCAAGACCAGCAAGAAGTACGTCGACATTTCGACCAGCAAGAAGATCCACAAGGCTGCCAAGCCCTTCATTGAGTGGCTTGAGAATGCCGAGAGTGACGAGGAGAGTGAAGAAGATAGCGAGTAG